Within Methanobrevibacter millerae, the genomic segment AAACGGCACCTATACCCCAGTATTGAGTGGTGAACAATAACAAACCTAAAAATACTTTAAGAATATAATCCAAACCAAAAATCGGAAGGTCTATATCTATCATTAATGAGAAAAAGGCCAATAAAAGTATAATTACGGTATAATGTTTTGCATATACTCCCCACCCGATTACATCAATGGTTTCTTTAATTCTCTTTAAATTGAAAGCCTCTATAATACTGCCTGTATCGGCTAATCTAGCCAATCCCATTTCAATGAAAAACATTGTGATATAAAATACTATAAAGTCGATGATAAGAAAAATAACCGTAGCTACAAAATCATGATTAAATAACAGGGGCACCGTTTCAAAAAAATCCATCACCAAATCATCTACATCAACTACTGGAAAACCGAATAGAGAAGATACGAAAGTAAAAAGTAACAGTTGAAATGAGATATACACAATAAAAACAAAAGATGATTTTATTCCCAAAACAACGACATCTTTGATTAATATTTTAGGCAATCTCTTACCGCCATTTAATACATCCTTAGTTATGGCCATCCCGTAACCTGAAATGAAAATATAGGGTATCATTGACAGATAAAGAGCAAAAGGTATCTTCATTTCATCAAAAGCTTCCATAAACATGCAAAACAAGAAGAATAAAACAGTAATAAGTACAAGAAATAGCTTATTATAAGTTGTATACTCCCACATCTCTTTAATTATTTCCAATGTCATGATTGCCTCCAAAGAAATGAAAATTTTTCAAAGATTATTCTCTTTACTAAAAAGTATTATTTTCATGAATATATAAAAAGTTACCCATTTAAATATAAAGGCATGACTTTTTAGTTGTCAGATAATTCCCGTATAGCAGTTTTTGAGTAGTATCCTTGCGATATGATGGGGATATGCGTAAAGATTATTTTCTCAAAAAAAAAGAAAAGGATTAATTAAATTAATCCTTTATTGTAATTGTATTTGAAATTCTTAATTCATCATACTCTGAGGTAATGATGTACTCGCCGACCATCAGGTTAATGTTTAGCTTAGCTATTCCTGAAGAGTCAGTGTATCTTGTGTAGAATACGCCGTTGATGTTGAATGTCACTGCCGCTTTATATGCAGGTTTTCCCTGACCGTCCAAGACAGTTACATTGAATGTTGAGCCGTCCTTATATTTCATTTCCAAATCATCAGCTTCCAAAGTGGATAAAACCGTGATGTTGTATGACATCATAAGTCCGGTTAACGGATCGATGGCTGTTAATATGTATTCTCCAGGGTTCAAGTTGATGTTCAATCGAGCAGTACCGTTTTCATTGGTTAGCCTGTTGTAGAACACACCGTTGATGTTCATGGTAATGTTAACGCCAGCTACCGGGTTACCTTTACCATCAATTAATGAAATATAGAACTGGGAAGCGTTTCTGAAGTATTTCACTAAATTATCAGCTATTAACGTAGGCAATACAGTAATGGTATTTTCAACTGTCGTGCCGTTGAATGTGGTTTTGATTGTGTAGTTGCCAGGATTTAAGTTAATAGCTATTTTGGCAGTTCCGTTTTCATTACCGGTTCTGTAATAGGTCCCGCCATTTATTTCAAAGGTAACTGTTTCGTTACAAGCGCCAATTTCAGCTTCGAAT encodes:
- a CDS encoding DUF4013 domain-containing protein yields the protein MTLEIIKEMWEYTTYNKLFLVLITVLFFLFCMFMEAFDEMKIPFALYLSMIPYIFISGYGMAITKDVLNGGKRLPKILIKDVVVLGIKSSFVFIVYISFQLLLFTFVSSLFGFPVVDVDDLVMDFFETVPLLFNHDFVATVIFLIIDFIVFYITMFFIEMGLARLADTGSIIEAFNLKRIKETIDVIGWGVYAKHYTVIILLLAFFSLMIDIDLPIFGLDYILKVFLGLLLFTTQYWGIGAVYRIFKKKQSDN